One Helianthus annuus cultivar XRQ/B chromosome 12, HanXRQr2.0-SUNRISE, whole genome shotgun sequence genomic region harbors:
- the LOC110895436 gene encoding adenylyl-sulfate kinase 1, chloroplastic, which yields MIINYSLRIDFVRAKSTKVGFANFPLSCRQNVTSAWSKFVSAKWKEASLKTSTEINSNEGSVCNENLSKGGKSMNIVWHKCSVEKIDRQELLQQRGCVIWITGLSGSGKSTLACALTRALHSRGKLTYVLDGDNIRHGLNSDLTFKPQDRAENIRRIGEVAKLFSDAGVICIASVISPYRKDRDACRSILPDGDFIEVFMDMPLHVCEARDPKGLYKLARAGKIEGFTGVDDPYEAPLNSEIVIQMEGEVCSSPEVMAEKVVCYLDAKGYLQA from the exons ATGATTATTAACTATTCACTCCGAATTGACTTCGTTAGAGCGAAATCGACGAAGGTAGGGTTCGCGAACTTTCCGTTAAGTTGCCGTCAGAACGTGACGTCAGCGTGGTCGAAATTCGTATCAGCCAAGTGGAAGGAGGCTTCATTGAAAACCAGCACTGAAATCAATTCGAATGAAG GTTCTGTTTGTAATGAAAATTTGAGCAAGGGAGGTAAATCGATGAATATTGTTTGGCATAAATGTTCTGTGGAGAAAATTGATAGGCAGGAGTTGCTGCAGCAAAGAGGTTGTGTGATATGGATTACTGGACTCAGTGGTTCAG GTAAAAGCACATTGGCTTGTGCATTAACACGCGCTTTGCATTCGCGAGGGAAGCTGACATACGTCCTTGACGGTGATAATATCAGGCATGGTCTCAACAGTGATCTTACTTTCAAACCACAAGATCGCGCAGAGAATATAAGAAGAATCG GAGAAGTTGCAAAGTTGTTCTCGGATGCTGGAGTTATATGCATTGCTAGCGTAATATCTCCCTACAGAAAAGATCGCGATGCTTGTCGATCCATACTTCCAGATGGAGATTTCATTGAG GTTTTCATGGATATGCCTCTACATGTTTGCGAGGCCCGGGATCCGAAGGGTCTATACAAGCTTGCGCGTGCCGGAAAGATCGAAG GTTTTACTGGTGTAGATGACCCGTATGAAGCACCCCTAAATTCTGAG ATAGTAATACAAATGGAAGGTGAGGTGTGTTCTTCACCTGAGGTTATGGCTGAGAAAGTGGTATGTTATCTGGATGCAAAAGGGTATTTGCAAGCATAA